A stretch of DNA from Maridesulfovibrio sp.:
TACCGCGATTGTAGGACCTTCCGGAGCCGGCAAAAGTACCCTGGTACGCATCATCGCCGGTCTTGACAAGCCAGACTCCGGCTTCATCTCCCTGAAAGACACCGTCTGGTGTGATACGGATAGCAAGCAGTTCCTCCCCCCGCGCAAAAGAGGGCTGGGTTTGGTATTCCAGGAGTACACCCTGTTCCCCCACCTCAACGTCCGCAAGAACGTTGCTTTTGCGGCAGTGGACCCGGAATGTGTTTCCGGCCTGCTGCAGAAATTCGGGATATCCCACATTGCGGAAAGCAAGCCTGCCAACATCTCCGGCGGAGAACGCCAGAGAGCGGCATTCTGCCAGGCTCTGGCACGGGAACCGGTACTGCTGCTGCTTGATGAGCCCTTTTCCGCTCTGGACATAGCAACCAGAGAAGGCCTTCGCAAAGAACTCCTGGACCTGAAAAGCGAACTGAATATCCCCATAATACACGTGACACATGACCTTGAGGAAGCCTTCTATCTGGCCGACTCAATATTCGTAATGGAAAACGGCAAGCCTTCACCGCAGTGGCTGGAACGCCAGAAGAACAGGTTCTGCAATTCCAACCATCAAAAGCCGCATCTTGAACTCGTGGAGAACATGTAATGAAAAAAATAATCTTGCTGCTGCTTCTGCTGGCATTAAGCATCCCCGCAGCAGCACAGGCAAAAATAGTCATTGCCTCCGGCGCCGGTTACCGTTCGCTGGTAGACAAGATTGCCGATGCATATACAGCAAAAACCGGTAATGAGGTTGAACGGATATACGGCAACATGGCCCGTGTAACCGCACAGGCCAAAAACAGCGGAACCGTGGACATGGTCCTGGGCGACAAGAGTTTTCTCGACAAGTCGAAACTGGACTGTTGCGCACAGCAGAAAGTTGGCCGGGGCAAACTTGTTATCGCATTTCCGAAAGGAAGCAAGTTTACCGGTGTTGACGATCTGCTTGCAGCCGATGTTAAACGCATAGCTCTCCCTGACACCAAACGGGCCATCTACGGCAAAGCTGCCATGCAGTACCTGCACACCAAGGGTGTGTTTGATAAGGTAGAACCGAAATTGCTCATGGTTGCCACGGTACCGCAGTCGGCTTCCTACGTTGTCGCAGGAGAAGTGGACTACGCTTTTATCAACATGACCCATGCCCGCAAAATCAAAAATTCAATCGGTGGATTCGTGGTTGTGGACGAATCGGCATACACGCCCATAACCATTATAGTGGAACAGATGTCCCAGTCCACACATCCTGAAGAATGCGTCCAGTTCATGGACTTTCTGAAAACAGACGCTGCCCGCAAAATTGTCGCAGCTCATGGGATGTAGGCGAATGAAATGGATTTAGCAGCGATCCTTACGGACAGTGCAACACTTACTCCCCTAACCCTTTCTGCAAAAGTTCTGGCCGCATCGGGAACCCTGCAGCTGCTGGCAGGGGTCCCGCTGGCCTTCTGGCTGGCCAGAAAAAGGGGACTGCTGCACAATCTGGTAGATACGGCTGTAACACTGCCACTGGTGTTTCCGCCGGTAGCCACAGGGTTCGTACTGCTGCTCCTGCTGGGACGCAACGGACCGGCCTCGGCACTTTTCGGAGATAACATAATTTTCGGTTTCCCCGGCCTGGTTGTGGCCGGGTTTGTAGCAGGACTTCCCCTGCTGGTAAAACCGGTACAGGCGGACCTGAAATCTGCTGAAGCGGCAAAACTGACTGAAGTTGCCGCAGTGCTTGGCAAATCGGACACAGTCATCTTTTTCCGGGTACTGCTCCCCTGCGCGAGGAGAAGCATCATGGCGGGGCTGCTTCTGGCTCTGGCCAGATCTCTTGGAGAGGTAGGAATGACTCTGATGCTGGGCGGCAATGTTATCGGCAGAACAAACACTCTTTCATTGGAAATATATAATGCTGTTTTCAATGGGGAATTCGATAGGGCCGCGGTGCTTTCCATAATAATCGGCATTGCATCTGTCTCCCTTTTTACGATACTCAAAAAAGTGTCCGATTCATAATAAGCACCAACGATACTAAGGAAGAACAATGAGCAAATCAGTATTAAAGGAAATTCAGTCCAGAGCTTACGACATCTGGAAAGAAGCCGGTATTCTTGACGAAAACATTGACGTAACGGCAAGGACCCTCAGCACGGAGGAAGCCATCGGCAACCCCGAAGGCGACGATTTCCCCCTTCTCAGAGGGAAGGAAAGGCTGATGGAAGCGGATTTTCGCGGTTCCAAGGGTCAGGCTTTTACCGACCGATTCGGAAATTTCAACACCAGCCTGCGCGAAATAGCCGAAATGGAACTGGAAAACAATTTTCGCAGAGCCATTTTCGTTTCCGCGCTGAATGCGGTTCAGCGCAGCCTGGGAAATACGGAACGCACGATCCACTGCAAGGATGAAGGTCCTGCCCTGTGTGCGCCGCAACTGGCCGATTACATTGCAGACAAGTACGGCGCGCCTAAACTCGGGCTGGTCGGGTATCAGCCGGCCATGATCAAGGTTTTATCCGGACGCTTCAATATGCGCATAGTTGATCTCGACCCGGATAATATCGGTACGGTCAAGTGCGGAATTACCGTTGAAGGACCGGACAGCACGGCGGAGGTCTTGGACGATGTCAACCTTCTGGTTGTCACCGGGTCAACCATTGTTAACGATACGCTGGGAAATTTCCTGCGTGATGACAAGCCCACCATATTCTTCGGAACAACCGTTGCCGCGGCAGCGGATATGATGGGCTGGGAGAGATTCTGCTGCCAGAGCGATTAACAATAATTAAATTTCACCCCTCCCTTTACCTGGCCGGGTCGGTTCTGAAAAACCGGCTCGGTCCCCTCTGAAACAGGTTAAAAGGCGTATGCATCTGACACATACGTCATTTAATACTGTGTCTGAATGACACACCTTCTTTACGCCCTTTTTTTATGCGCAATTTCACAGATTATATTTGATATAATTTTTGATTGAGCCGCTCCTTGCAATTTTCACAAAAATTTAATGATCCAGTTTGCAATCCACATAATTCTCCAACTCTTTGTTTTTATTTAATATGCCATTTTGGACCTAATTTTGCTTAGTGTACCCTACAGGATAGCAACACGAGTGCGATCCCGTACGAGTGGACTGAGCATGTTTTCCTTTCCGAATATTTCAGCCCCGGCTCAAATAGACATTACATTCTCATCCGCCAGGACATAAGATCAACAAGCTGTTTTTTACATAATTACAGACTGTTATGTCCAAAAATTATGTCTTTTTTGATAGATTCATGATTCTTAAGCCAACCGGCGGTTGATTCTGCCGGGAGCAATTTGGTTACCATTTTCAACACCCGGAGCCTTAACACATGATGAAAACAGTTCCTGTACAGGACTCCATCGGCAACGTTCTCTGTCATGACATGACTCGCATAGTTCCCGGCGAATGCAAGGAGCCGGCTTTCAGAAAAGGGCACATCATCACCCCTGACGACATCCCGGTAATGCTCGAAATAGGTAAGGAGCACATTTACATCCTGACCCTGGAAGAAGGGCAGCTGCATGAAAATACCGCCGCCGAAAGAATAGCCAAGGCAGCGGCTGGGCCGGGAATTACACTGACTGAAATATGCGAAGGCCGCATTAACATGACAGCTTCGCCCGGCCTGCTTTCGATCAATGTTGAAGCCCTCAACCGGATAAACTCGATCGACGAAGTGGTACTTGCCACCATGCACAACGGCATCCAGATAACTGAACCTAGAGATGTCGCCGGAACCCGCGTGGTTCCCCTGGTTGTAGACGAAAGCAAGGTTATTCAGGTGGAAGAAATCTGTCGGGAATGCGGTCCCATCGTCAGTGTCAAACCTTTCCGCAATCTCAAAGTAGGCC
This window harbors:
- a CDS encoding Rossmann-like domain-containing protein → MSKSVLKEIQSRAYDIWKEAGILDENIDVTARTLSTEEAIGNPEGDDFPLLRGKERLMEADFRGSKGQAFTDRFGNFNTSLREIAEMELENNFRRAIFVSALNAVQRSLGNTERTIHCKDEGPALCAPQLADYIADKYGAPKLGLVGYQPAMIKVLSGRFNMRIVDLDPDNIGTVKCGITVEGPDSTAEVLDDVNLLVVTGSTIVNDTLGNFLRDDKPTIFFGTTVAAAADMMGWERFCCQSD
- the modA gene encoding molybdate ABC transporter substrate-binding protein; translated protein: MKKIILLLLLLALSIPAAAQAKIVIASGAGYRSLVDKIADAYTAKTGNEVERIYGNMARVTAQAKNSGTVDMVLGDKSFLDKSKLDCCAQQKVGRGKLVIAFPKGSKFTGVDDLLAADVKRIALPDTKRAIYGKAAMQYLHTKGVFDKVEPKLLMVATVPQSASYVVAGEVDYAFINMTHARKIKNSIGGFVVVDESAYTPITIIVEQMSQSTHPEECVQFMDFLKTDAARKIVAAHGM
- a CDS encoding ABC transporter permease subunit gives rise to the protein MDLAAILTDSATLTPLTLSAKVLAASGTLQLLAGVPLAFWLARKRGLLHNLVDTAVTLPLVFPPVATGFVLLLLLGRNGPASALFGDNIIFGFPGLVVAGFVAGLPLLVKPVQADLKSAEAAKLTEVAAVLGKSDTVIFFRVLLPCARRSIMAGLLLALARSLGEVGMTLMLGGNVIGRTNTLSLEIYNAVFNGEFDRAAVLSIIIGIASVSLFTILKKVSDS
- a CDS encoding molybdopterin-binding protein, which encodes MMKTVPVQDSIGNVLCHDMTRIVPGECKEPAFRKGHIITPDDIPVMLEIGKEHIYILTLEEGQLHENTAAERIAKAAAGPGITLTEICEGRINMTASPGLLSINVEALNRINSIDEVVLATMHNGIQITEPRDVAGTRVVPLVVDESKVIQVEEICRECGPIVSVKPFRNLKVGLITTGSEVYHGRIKDKFGPVIRKKFSQLNSEVIHQTFVSDDPEMTCSAIFQSIEEGAEMVVLTGGMSVDPDDQTPSSIRATGAEVVTYGSPTFPGVMFMLAYLNGVPIVGLPGCVMYFRASIFDLIVPRIVAGERPSRNEIAELGHGGFCAGCDTCRYPLCSFGK
- a CDS encoding ATP-binding cassette domain-containing protein; the encoded protein is MTLTLKIRKQLPNFALDVSLACKPGTLTAIVGPSGAGKSTLVRIIAGLDKPDSGFISLKDTVWCDTDSKQFLPPRKRGLGLVFQEYTLFPHLNVRKNVAFAAVDPECVSGLLQKFGISHIAESKPANISGGERQRAAFCQALAREPVLLLLDEPFSALDIATREGLRKELLDLKSELNIPIIHVTHDLEEAFYLADSIFVMENGKPSPQWLERQKNRFCNSNHQKPHLELVENM